One window of Dyadobacter sandarakinus genomic DNA carries:
- the holA gene encoding DNA polymerase III subunit delta, protein MSQTPETVLKDIRNKRYKPLYLLHGDEPFYIDSIAEELEKRIVPESEKGFNQFVLYGKDTDVAGVLSYARRFPFMSERQLIIVKDANKLAGIDQKEQQARLEDYALNPLQSTVLVLCFNAAADERRSYVKAFDKHGVAVPSKKMYDNKLPEWVTGFCQSEGVKVSPKAVQMLVDNIGNDLKRLANEIRKIMVNLRVDEGIDASAVERFVGISKEYNVFEFQKALMTRDVLKANRIASYFSSNPKDNPLTPILIILFGFFSKVLLVHASKDKSEKVLASELSVNPYFVKDYLAAARNYPLHKAADIVHFLRDTDARMKGVDGVSIPEGELLKELVFKILH, encoded by the coding sequence ATGAGCCAGACACCCGAAACTGTTCTGAAAGATATACGAAACAAGCGTTATAAACCCCTGTACCTGTTGCATGGTGACGAGCCTTTTTACATTGACTCCATTGCGGAAGAACTTGAAAAAAGGATCGTTCCGGAATCTGAAAAGGGCTTTAATCAATTTGTGCTCTACGGAAAGGATACCGACGTGGCCGGCGTACTAAGCTATGCCCGGCGGTTTCCGTTTATGTCCGAGCGCCAGCTCATCATTGTCAAGGATGCTAACAAACTGGCAGGTATTGATCAGAAAGAGCAGCAGGCACGCCTGGAAGATTATGCATTAAACCCGCTTCAAAGTACCGTCCTGGTACTTTGCTTCAATGCAGCAGCGGATGAGCGGCGGTCGTATGTGAAAGCTTTTGATAAACATGGCGTAGCAGTACCTTCCAAGAAAATGTACGACAACAAGCTGCCTGAGTGGGTTACAGGCTTTTGCCAGAGTGAAGGGGTGAAAGTGAGCCCGAAAGCCGTACAGATGCTGGTTGATAACATTGGTAACGATCTGAAAAGGCTGGCTAATGAGATCCGGAAGATTATGGTGAACCTGCGGGTAGACGAGGGGATTGATGCCTCAGCCGTAGAGCGGTTTGTCGGCATCAGCAAGGAGTACAATGTATTTGAATTTCAAAAAGCATTGATGACCCGGGACGTGCTGAAAGCAAACCGCATAGCTTCTTATTTTTCGTCAAATCCCAAAGACAACCCGCTTACGCCCATCCTGATTATTTTGTTCGGGTTTTTTTCGAAAGTATTGCTGGTACACGCAAGCAAGGACAAATCTGAAAAGGTGCTGGCCTCGGAACTGTCTGTAAACCCATATTTCGTGAAGGATTACCTCGCTGCTGCCCGGAATTATCCGCTGCATAAGGCTGCGGATATCGTTCATTTTCTGAGAGATACTGATGCTCGTATGAAAGGTGTGGACGGTGTGTCCATCCCCGAGGGAGAGCTGCTGAAAGAACTCGTTTTTAAGATCCTACATTAA
- a CDS encoding deoxycytidylate deaminase has translation MTLLTTNTRPEFDEIFMDLAKNLAKRSHCIKAQVGAVLTKDTRIISIGYNGPPAGTHNCDEEFPETGCPRDAKGSCSLALHAEQNAILFAVKNGSNIEGSTLFVTLAPCISCARVIYTMKIKKVIFLKSYAAYKGIAVEEGVEFLRRFGVEVEKYEGSEGVLSE, from the coding sequence ATGACGTTACTTACAACGAACACAAGGCCTGAATTTGATGAGATCTTCATGGATTTAGCAAAAAATCTGGCCAAGCGTTCCCATTGCATCAAGGCGCAGGTAGGAGCGGTACTGACCAAGGATACCCGGATTATTTCAATAGGGTATAATGGTCCGCCGGCAGGTACCCACAATTGTGATGAAGAATTTCCTGAAACAGGCTGTCCGCGGGATGCAAAGGGAAGCTGCTCGCTGGCATTGCATGCTGAGCAGAACGCAATCCTTTTTGCTGTAAAAAATGGTTCCAACATCGAGGGCTCGACATTGTTTGTGACCCTTGCACCCTGCATTTCATGCGCAAGGGTGATTTATACCATGAAGATCAAAAAGGTAATCTTCCTGAAATCATACGCCGCTTACAAAGGAATCGCCGTAGAAGAAGGAGTAGAGTTCCTGAGGCGTTTTGGGGTGGAGGTGGAGAAGTATGAGGGGAGCGAGGGAGTTTTGAGTGAGTGA
- a CDS encoding acyl carrier protein phosphodiesterase yields MNFLAHILLSGEKPGVIMGNYVGDFVKGRLTEEKTALWNPDFVLGLKLHRFIDFYTDKHEIVQEAVDVASLALGRLAGIAVDIYFDYFLARYFARFREESLAAYTHGKYALIEENEHLVPPGMVPMVRSMIRQDWLTGYATLEGIDLTFSRLSRRAEFLAPVAGAMHELRAHEEYYCEKFFAFFPDLQNASAEFRLQGQNQALHG; encoded by the coding sequence ATGAATTTTTTAGCACACATTTTGCTGTCGGGCGAAAAGCCCGGTGTGATCATGGGAAACTACGTAGGCGACTTCGTCAAAGGGCGTCTTACGGAAGAGAAAACAGCACTTTGGAACCCTGATTTTGTGCTTGGTTTAAAACTGCACCGGTTTATTGATTTTTATACAGACAAACATGAGATCGTACAGGAAGCAGTAGATGTGGCGTCGCTAGCGCTCGGCCGTCTGGCGGGCATTGCCGTTGATATTTACTTCGACTACTTTCTGGCACGTTACTTCGCGCGTTTTCGTGAAGAGTCGCTGGCCGCTTATACCCATGGGAAATATGCGCTTATTGAAGAAAATGAACACCTTGTACCACCGGGTATGGTTCCCATGGTGCGCTCCATGATCAGACAGGACTGGCTGACCGGCTATGCCACGCTCGAAGGCATTGACCTTACATTTAGCAGACTCTCGCGCCGGGCGGAGTTTCTGGCGCCGGTAGCCGGGGCAATGCACGAGCTGCGTGCGCATGAGGAATACTACTGCGAAAAGTTTTTTGCGTTTTTTCCCGATCTGCAAAACGCATCGGCTGAGTTTCGCCTTCAGGGACAAAATCAGGCGCTGCACGGATAG
- a CDS encoding FKBP-type peptidyl-prolyl cis-trans isomerase yields MKVEKNNVIALTYSLSIPDSEGEIDVVEVVNEDDPMYFIHGISGLPEGFENQIEGLVAGDTFDFTVTPEDGYGEYDEEAIVDLPREVFQMEGVDQEDLLKIGNIIPMTNEEGERMHGQVVEIRDDVVIMNFNHPLAGKEMHFEGKIISIRPATDEEISHGHVHGQGGHHH; encoded by the coding sequence ATGAAAGTCGAAAAAAATAACGTGATCGCGTTAACATACAGCCTCAGCATTCCCGACTCTGAAGGTGAAATCGACGTTGTAGAAGTGGTGAACGAAGACGATCCCATGTACTTCATTCACGGAATCAGCGGATTGCCGGAAGGTTTTGAAAATCAGATCGAAGGCCTTGTAGCTGGTGATACATTCGACTTCACGGTTACCCCGGAAGACGGCTACGGCGAGTACGACGAGGAAGCCATTGTTGACCTTCCGAGAGAGGTATTCCAGATGGAAGGCGTCGACCAGGAAGATCTTCTGAAAATCGGTAACATCATTCCCATGACCAATGAAGAAGGCGAGCGTATGCACGGACAGGTTGTGGAAATACGGGATGACGTGGTCATTATGAACTTTAACCACCCGCTCGCCGGCAAGGAAATGCATTTTGAAGGAAAAATCATCTCCATCCGCCCCGCTACTGACGAAGAAATCAGCCACGGCCATGTTCACGGACAGGGCGGGCATCATCATTAA
- a CDS encoding DNA-3-methyladenine glycosylase family protein has product MQDENKILIPTPALFSFEECVWFLDRNYDDCLHVIKEQTVYKSIHTGNDIVLVGIEQNGSFLEADIIAGPAGEAEKNLVVAYIREWFDMDRDIEPFYHLLQTDGRLSYMAERYKGLRLMGIANLFEAICWSIIGQQINLAFAYKVKRSLIERFGEGVTFENETFYTFPEPSVLADVQMEELKSMQFSRQKAEYLINTAKAFRDGLISREMLAALPDFEARTKALTALKGIGAWTANYVLMKSMREPGGIPHGDIGLLNALESHNIIHDRKEQERINALFSAFEGWESYLVFYLWRSLTVRQGEPA; this is encoded by the coding sequence ATGCAAGACGAAAATAAAATTTTAATCCCGACCCCGGCTTTGTTCAGTTTTGAGGAATGTGTCTGGTTCCTGGACAGGAATTATGACGATTGTCTCCATGTCATCAAAGAACAAACTGTTTATAAGTCAATTCATACAGGAAATGACATCGTACTCGTAGGTATCGAGCAAAATGGCAGCTTTTTGGAAGCCGATATCATTGCAGGCCCGGCCGGCGAGGCAGAGAAAAACCTGGTGGTCGCCTATATCAGGGAGTGGTTTGATATGGACCGGGACATTGAACCATTTTACCATCTGCTGCAAACTGACGGCAGGCTGAGCTATATGGCAGAAAGGTACAAGGGGCTGCGGCTAATGGGGATCGCCAACCTTTTTGAGGCGATCTGCTGGAGTATTATCGGGCAGCAGATCAATCTGGCATTTGCATATAAGGTAAAGCGAAGCCTGATTGAACGCTTTGGAGAGGGCGTGACATTTGAAAATGAAACATTTTACACCTTTCCCGAACCCTCGGTACTGGCGGACGTACAGATGGAGGAATTGAAGTCCATGCAATTTTCCAGGCAAAAAGCCGAGTACCTGATCAATACAGCCAAAGCTTTCCGCGACGGGCTGATCAGCCGGGAAATGCTGGCAGCGCTTCCCGATTTTGAGGCACGTACAAAAGCATTGACCGCGCTGAAAGGTATAGGCGCGTGGACAGCCAATTATGTGCTGATGAAATCCATGCGGGAGCCGGGAGGTATTCCTCATGGTGATATCGGGTTGCTGAATGCACTGGAAAGCCATAACATTATTCACGACCGTAAAGAGCAGGAGAGGATCAATGCATTGTTCAGCGCCTTCGAAGGGTGGGAGAGCTACCTCGTATTTTACCTGTGGAGAAGTCTGACCGTCAGGCAGGGTGAGCCGGCCTGA